A genomic segment from Rhodohalobacter sp. SW132 encodes:
- a CDS encoding ABC transporter ATP-binding protein has protein sequence MIRIENLFKQFGDLDVLKGMNLEIPEGQATGIVGPNGAGKTTMIKTLLGLVKPDSGMIHVDGVKLNGNWLYRENLGYMPQVARYPENMKVYELLEFIKGLRNQEAVFEQELIEQFNLGPEMEKQLRTLSGGNRQKVGATLAMMFDPKLLFFDEPTAGLDPQASHKFKQRVQAEKERGKTVIITSHIMSELEQLVDHVVFILDGKIRYYGSMQNLLTENKEERLEGAIAKMMDQKIPS, from the coding sequence ATGATACGAATAGAAAATTTATTTAAGCAGTTTGGGGACCTCGATGTCCTTAAAGGAATGAACCTGGAGATCCCTGAAGGTCAGGCTACAGGCATTGTAGGGCCAAATGGTGCCGGCAAAACCACAATGATAAAAACACTGCTGGGCCTGGTCAAACCCGATTCCGGCATGATCCATGTGGATGGAGTAAAACTTAACGGTAACTGGCTGTACCGCGAAAATCTCGGATATATGCCACAGGTTGCCCGCTATCCGGAAAACATGAAAGTATATGAACTTCTGGAATTCATCAAAGGCCTCAGGAACCAGGAAGCTGTATTTGAACAGGAATTGATTGAGCAGTTTAACCTGGGCCCTGAGATGGAAAAGCAGTTGCGCACGCTGTCGGGAGGTAATCGTCAGAAAGTAGGCGCCACGCTGGCGATGATGTTCGACCCGAAACTGCTCTTTTTTGATGAGCCCACAGCCGGGCTCGATCCGCAGGCGAGCCACAAGTTCAAGCAGCGTGTACAGGCTGAAAAAGAGCGCGGCAAAACTGTGATTATCACCTCGCACATTATGAGCGAGCTGGAGCAGCTGGTGGATCACGTGGTCTTTATCCTGGATGGGAAAATTCGCTATTACGGATCGATGCAAAACCTGTTAACCGAAAACAAAGAGGAGCGTCTGGAAGGAGCTATCGCAAAAATGATGGATCAAAAAATCCCTTCTTGA
- a CDS encoding ABC transporter permease has translation MKLLLHIAQNEWKSLIRGKWVIGYGLIFLILTDTLLRFGGGGPEVLLSISNVMLLFIPLVGMIYGILYIYQSREFVELLLTQPINRKTLYWGLFGGISLPLTAAFILGAILPLSWHGIVMQDFVASAMVLGLGGVLTLIFVALGFVLGLAFYDDRIKGFGFTIVIWLFMAILYDGLILMAVFTFGDYPLEQFVIAATMLNPIDLARIMVLLEFDISALMGYTGAVFNRFFGSSMGIITASGMLAIWLAVPAWIGMRVFNRKDF, from the coding sequence ATGAAACTACTACTACACATAGCCCAAAATGAATGGAAATCTCTAATCCGCGGAAAGTGGGTCATCGGGTATGGATTGATCTTTTTAATCCTGACCGATACTCTGCTCCGGTTCGGAGGCGGCGGCCCAGAGGTTTTGCTGAGCATCTCCAACGTGATGCTGCTTTTTATCCCGCTGGTCGGGATGATTTACGGAATCTTATACATCTACCAGTCACGTGAATTTGTGGAGCTTCTGCTCACGCAGCCCATCAACCGAAAAACGCTCTACTGGGGACTTTTCGGTGGAATATCCCTGCCGTTGACCGCAGCGTTTATCCTTGGCGCTATTCTGCCGCTGAGCTGGCATGGAATTGTAATGCAGGATTTTGTTGCATCTGCGATGGTACTCGGCCTGGGTGGTGTTCTGACCCTTATTTTTGTCGCTCTTGGATTTGTCCTGGGGCTCGCTTTTTATGATGACCGTATCAAAGGGTTCGGGTTTACCATCGTGATCTGGCTCTTCATGGCTATTTTGTATGACGGATTGATTCTGATGGCGGTGTTCACGTTTGGCGATTACCCGCTTGAGCAGTTTGTGATTGCGGCCACGATGTTGAATCCAATAGATCTTGCAAGAATTATGGTGCTGCTGGAATTCGATATCTCCGCACTGATGGGCTACACCGGGGCAGTGTTCAACCGATTTTTTGGTTCAAGTATGGGCATCATCACCGCAAGCGGAATGCTCGCCATCTGGCTGGCCGTCCCCGCGTGGATTGGGATGCGGGTGTTTAACCGAAAAGATTTTTAA
- a CDS encoding COX15/CtaA family protein produces MTPKDKKHVRIWYWSGATMVFFILVIGGITRLTGSGLSMTDWKPIMGAIPPITEAQWEDAFEQYKQFPEYQQVNRGMSLGEFQFIFFWEYLHRMIGRLIGIVFIIPFGYFLFRNKLDATQIKRALILLGLGASQGLMGWFMVQSGLIDVPRVSPYRLAAHLSLAFIIFGCCVWFALDLKSKRKSLGRGTGELKTWLWAFLAILSLQVVWGAFVAGHHAGLVYNTFPKMHQYWVPPELWLMEPWIINFFENMVTVQWIHRVMATVLGVMAIGIWIRSFQLNTSFTARMWILALFAIVLIQYLIGVLTLIWHVPLWLGVLHQAVAMILFGVVIGAIHFVTKQTLTSTR; encoded by the coding sequence ATGACACCCAAAGACAAAAAGCACGTCCGCATCTGGTACTGGAGCGGAGCAACGATGGTGTTTTTCATTCTGGTAATCGGCGGCATCACCCGGCTGACCGGCTCCGGCTTGTCGATGACGGACTGGAAGCCGATTATGGGCGCTATTCCCCCCATCACGGAAGCGCAGTGGGAAGATGCATTTGAGCAGTACAAACAGTTTCCGGAATACCAGCAAGTCAACCGGGGGATGAGTCTTGGTGAGTTTCAGTTTATCTTTTTCTGGGAGTATCTGCACAGGATGATCGGCCGGTTAATCGGGATCGTTTTTATCATTCCATTCGGGTACTTTCTGTTCAGAAATAAACTCGATGCAACACAGATCAAACGGGCTCTCATATTATTAGGTCTTGGTGCTTCACAAGGTTTGATGGGCTGGTTTATGGTGCAAAGCGGACTAATTGATGTTCCGAGGGTGAGTCCGTACCGGCTTGCAGCGCATCTCTCCCTCGCTTTTATCATATTCGGATGCTGCGTCTGGTTTGCGCTTGATTTGAAATCAAAACGAAAATCTCTTGGCAGAGGAACCGGCGAGCTAAAAACATGGCTTTGGGCGTTTCTTGCAATTCTCTCTCTGCAGGTGGTTTGGGGTGCTTTTGTGGCGGGACATCACGCGGGTCTTGTTTATAATACATTCCCGAAAATGCATCAATACTGGGTTCCGCCTGAACTTTGGCTGATGGAACCATGGATCATTAATTTCTTTGAAAATATGGTCACCGTCCAGTGGATTCACCGGGTAATGGCAACTGTTCTCGGAGTGATGGCGATCGGGATTTGGATACGGTCTTTCCAACTGAACACGTCGTTTACTGCCAGAATGTGGATACTGGCTCTGTTTGCAATCGTTTTGATTCAATACCTGATCGGAGTTTTAACACTGATCTGGCACGTGCCGCTCTGGCTCGGGGTTCTCCATCAGGCAGTAGCAATGATTCTTTTTGGCGTTGTAATTGGCGCGATACATTTTGTGACCAAACAAACTTTAACCTCGACTCGCTAA
- a CDS encoding transposase has translation MPRSRYRIYEAEYPYFITSSVVEGYPIFSFPEAAEILLEALTFLQEKRSTTLFAYVIMENHIHMIVQSDELKNHMKAFKSWTARAIIDCFQHIGRTRQLRKLRYAKNPAHYDSVHQLWQEGLFPKQIFSDDMMIQKIDYIHKNPVKRGFVNCPEHWNYSSARNYLGIKGVIPVTMFGL, from the coding sequence ATGCCCAGGTCCAGGTATCGAATCTACGAAGCGGAATATCCTTACTTCATCACAAGCAGTGTGGTTGAGGGATATCCCATCTTTTCGTTTCCGGAAGCTGCTGAGATACTTCTTGAGGCACTAACATTTCTACAAGAAAAGAGATCGACTACACTATTTGCATATGTCATCATGGAAAATCACATCCACATGATTGTCCAGTCTGATGAGTTAAAGAATCACATGAAAGCATTTAAATCCTGGACAGCTCGTGCAATAATTGATTGCTTTCAACACATTGGCCGAACTCGTCAGCTAAGAAAACTTCGCTATGCTAAAAATCCAGCGCACTATGATTCGGTCCATCAACTCTGGCAGGAGGGTCTTTTTCCAAAACAAATCTTTAGTGATGATATGATGATTCAGAAAATCGACTACATCCATAAAAATCCTGTTAAGCGGGGTTTCGTAAACTGTCCTGAACACTGGAATTATTCATCTGCGAGAAATTATTTGGGGATAAAAGGAGTGATACCGGTTACGATGTTTGGGTTATAG
- a CDS encoding Rrf2 family transcriptional regulator, with the protein MLLSKSCVYGLRAAIFLATRDNSQYMPIKKMSETLEISHHFLTKILQQLTANDLLDSYKGPNGGVKLRNSPSEITLMDIVLAIDGPDLLTQCALGLPGCGHQNPCPMHDEWAKTRDSIRHMLESSSLEELAIKSKKENLRLTSEGGFEKLLK; encoded by the coding sequence ATGCTATTATCAAAATCGTGTGTTTATGGCCTGCGGGCCGCAATCTTTCTGGCCACCAGGGATAACAGCCAGTATATGCCGATCAAAAAAATGAGTGAAACTCTCGAGATATCACATCACTTTTTGACAAAAATTCTTCAGCAGTTAACGGCAAATGATCTGCTGGATTCTTATAAAGGTCCAAATGGTGGTGTAAAGCTCAGAAATTCCCCCTCCGAAATTACGCTGATGGATATCGTTCTTGCAATAGATGGCCCCGACTTGTTAACACAGTGTGCGCTGGGTTTGCCTGGCTGCGGACATCAAAATCCTTGCCCGATGCATGATGAGTGGGCAAAAACCCGGGATTCAATCCGGCATATGCTGGAATCCTCATCTCTTGAAGAACTTGCCATTAAAAGCAAAAAGGAAAATTTGAGACTGACAAGTGAAGGCGGTTTCGAAAAACTTTTAAAATAA
- the hemN gene encoding oxygen-independent coproporphyrinogen III oxidase — translation MIQNRNEILETVERYNVAGPRYTSYPTAVQFTESFDRETLDRALEQRGEKVQDLSLYFHIPFCFSLCWYCGCTKIITRDQDRGDVYLDYLAKEINLVKQTIHPESTVRQVHFGGGTPTFLTPVQLRRLGALINNGFNIHEDVEFSVEIDPRRCGEEHIIALSEIGCNRASLGVQDTNPDVQEAIHRIQPFSITRQVTELLRKHGISEINFDLIYGLPRQSTSTFNQTIDDVIRLDPDRLAVYSYAHLPALMPAQKLLSEDELPSPREKLEMMMAAVERFPEMGYRFIGMDHFAKEEDELSIALDDGTLQRNFQGYSTHSGLEMIAFGMSGISQGDDLYYQNEKDLAQYYEDLDEGRLPVKKTLFLSEDDKIRRDVIMQIMCQATIRFETFREKTGFHFKEYFSAEIEKLQPMEAEGFLLVMDDQLIIREKGRLFLRNIAMTFDWHLSQKRGHTNYSKTV, via the coding sequence ATGATTCAGAACAGAAATGAAATTCTCGAAACCGTTGAGAGGTATAATGTTGCGGGCCCAAGGTACACATCATACCCAACAGCCGTTCAGTTTACGGAATCGTTCGATCGGGAAACGTTAGACCGGGCACTGGAACAGAGAGGAGAAAAGGTTCAGGATCTTTCACTCTATTTCCATATCCCGTTCTGCTTTTCGCTCTGCTGGTATTGCGGCTGTACTAAAATTATCACTCGCGATCAGGACAGGGGAGATGTCTATCTCGACTATCTCGCAAAAGAAATCAATCTTGTAAAACAGACGATTCATCCCGAATCAACTGTCCGGCAGGTCCATTTCGGAGGCGGTACCCCCACATTTCTGACGCCAGTTCAGCTTCGCAGACTTGGAGCCTTGATAAACAACGGATTCAACATTCACGAAGATGTTGAGTTCAGCGTTGAAATCGATCCGAGAAGGTGCGGTGAAGAGCATATTATTGCACTTAGCGAGATCGGCTGCAACCGGGCCTCACTTGGTGTGCAGGATACGAACCCGGATGTGCAAGAGGCAATCCATCGAATTCAGCCGTTCAGTATAACCCGACAGGTGACCGAGCTCCTGAGAAAACACGGAATTTCCGAGATAAACTTTGATCTTATTTACGGCCTGCCGAGACAGTCAACGTCTACCTTCAATCAAACAATAGATGATGTTATCCGTCTGGATCCCGACCGCCTTGCCGTTTACAGTTATGCACACCTGCCGGCGCTGATGCCTGCCCAGAAACTGCTCAGTGAGGATGAACTCCCATCACCCCGCGAAAAACTGGAGATGATGATGGCTGCCGTGGAAAGATTTCCTGAAATGGGCTACCGGTTTATTGGAATGGACCATTTTGCAAAAGAAGAAGATGAACTTTCGATTGCACTGGATGATGGAACACTGCAAAGAAATTTCCAGGGATATAGCACCCATTCCGGCCTGGAGATGATCGCGTTCGGAATGTCTGGAATCTCGCAGGGTGATGATCTCTATTATCAGAATGAGAAAGATCTGGCCCAGTATTATGAAGATCTGGATGAAGGCCGCCTGCCCGTAAAAAAGACGCTGTTTCTATCCGAAGATGACAAAATCAGACGGGATGTCATTATGCAAATAATGTGTCAGGCTACGATTCGTTTTGAGACATTCAGAGAGAAGACAGGGTTTCATTTTAAAGAGTATTTTTCGGCTGAAATTGAAAAACTACAACCGATGGAAGCCGAAGGATTTTTACTGGTGATGGACGATCAGCTCATCATACGTGAAAAGGGCAGGCTTTTTCTCCGGAATATTGCAATGACTTTCGACTGGCATTTATCCCAAAAAAGAGGCCATACAAATTACTCAAAAACGGTCTGA
- a CDS encoding RNA polymerase sigma-70 factor, producing MVNSESAYENEQRWIEMIREGDEYAFELLFKEYYEQLTRFSWRFVKCKAVAEGLVQDIFSDLWENRGNMELTGCIRPYLYKVVKNHSLNYIKHQEVQNKYDPLWMDQKEVPMIKYGKEKREEQIREAIKQAVEKLPERSRMTYKLHRHDGLTYKEIAEVMDVSVKTVESQMTRTLKLLREQLAHLLPFLAVGCILI from the coding sequence ATGGTGAATAGCGAATCTGCTTATGAAAATGAACAGCGCTGGATCGAAATGATTCGTGAGGGCGATGAATACGCTTTTGAGCTACTGTTTAAAGAATACTATGAACAGTTGACCCGCTTTTCGTGGAGGTTTGTGAAATGCAAAGCCGTTGCTGAAGGCTTGGTGCAGGATATCTTTTCCGATCTTTGGGAGAACAGGGGAAATATGGAACTTACCGGATGTATTCGCCCATATCTTTATAAAGTGGTCAAAAACCATTCATTAAACTACATTAAACACCAGGAAGTACAGAATAAATATGATCCCCTGTGGATGGATCAAAAGGAGGTTCCAATGATCAAATATGGGAAGGAAAAAAGAGAAGAGCAGATTCGTGAAGCAATTAAGCAGGCCGTTGAAAAATTACCGGAAAGAAGCAGGATGACGTATAAACTTCACCGTCATGACGGACTTACCTACAAGGAAATAGCCGAGGTAATGGATGTATCAGTAAAAACCGTAGAATCTCAAATGACACGAACCCTGAAGTTGTTAAGGGAACAATTGGCCCATCTGCTTCCTTTTTTAGCTGTCGGGTGTATTTTGATATAG
- a CDS encoding FecR family protein has translation MNLDLKDWVLIQRYVTGNATSEEIHLIEQWMSSDPENRQLVQEIKEIWDLTTEEHFNVDVQEAWKKFQARKEKKERGGKAIESNRIFKFQRKTPRTIYHIYKAVAFILVAVVAGFFFQHISNIQSDAELAAGQSQSYTLEELATDRGEKARVTFSDGTEVTLNSSSSIRFPQKFHGSTREVYLDGEAYFNVVSDQGQPFIVKTKNVNVEVLGTEFNVRGWSNDEAVDVIVREGKVSVRTDDQDPGNEVVLTEGFKTSVKAGESPLAAQKADIASNLLWINGGLHFDSVPFAQVIIQLERRFNVNISIDEHDLLNVPYTGTFKYAELDEVLMVIAASMDIEFIREGSNVEFKNSWNHQ, from the coding sequence TTGAATTTAGACTTGAAAGATTGGGTTCTCATACAGCGTTATGTTACGGGCAACGCTACCTCTGAAGAGATCCATTTAATAGAACAATGGATGTCCAGTGACCCGGAGAATCGCCAGCTTGTTCAGGAAATAAAAGAGATTTGGGATCTGACTACTGAAGAGCATTTTAATGTAGACGTGCAGGAAGCCTGGAAGAAGTTTCAGGCAAGAAAGGAAAAAAAAGAGAGGGGAGGAAAAGCTATTGAATCGAATAGGATATTTAAGTTTCAGCGTAAAACTCCAAGAACCATTTATCATATTTATAAAGCGGTAGCTTTTATCCTGGTAGCTGTGGTAGCCGGATTTTTCTTTCAGCACATTTCTAACATCCAGTCTGACGCAGAGCTTGCTGCGGGCCAGTCACAATCTTACACCCTGGAAGAACTGGCAACAGATCGAGGCGAAAAAGCACGGGTTACTTTTTCTGATGGAACCGAAGTCACGCTAAACTCTTCCAGTTCGATCCGTTTCCCCCAGAAATTTCATGGTTCAACCAGAGAAGTCTACTTGGATGGTGAGGCATACTTTAACGTGGTTTCTGATCAGGGACAGCCCTTCATTGTAAAAACAAAAAATGTCAACGTGGAAGTTTTGGGTACCGAATTTAATGTCCGCGGCTGGAGTAATGATGAAGCCGTTGATGTGATTGTTCGAGAAGGGAAAGTTTCGGTTCGTACAGATGACCAGGATCCCGGAAATGAAGTGGTTCTCACCGAAGGGTTTAAAACGTCGGTGAAGGCTGGTGAGTCACCTCTTGCTGCCCAAAAGGCGGATATCGCTAGTAATCTGCTCTGGATTAACGGTGGGCTGCATTTCGACTCTGTACCGTTTGCTCAGGTGATTATTCAGCTCGAACGCAGGTTTAATGTGAATATTTCAATAGACGAACATGATCTGTTGAACGTGCCATATACAGGCACATTTAAATATGCGGAACTGGATGAGGTATTGATGGTAATTGCAGCATCGATGGATATAGAATTCATACGGGAAGGATCGAATGTAGAATTTAAGAACTCCTGGAACCATCAATGA
- a CDS encoding SusC/RagA family TonB-linked outer membrane protein, translating into MRIRRLIQNTLTVILFLVLLGFTPEVLEAGQVHTTAQAQRVTSAELQQKFYKADIEMEINITLEEETLDEALKQIATKTGLKLSYRGDIIDDEKVTLLSESISVSNALDHILEGTDLEYKISQDGYLLITKSNDVTDSEIYQETVTGTITDAQTGESLPGVNILIEGTNIGTSTNVDGEFSLSVPNLEVTLIISYIGYQSQEVELDGQSSLEIALQPAAVVGEELVVIGYGTMRQRDLTGSISSVQVEELNTVAQSSVNQMLQGRVPGLNMTTRSAQPGSGVTVNIRGAISSGGEAGNRPLYVIDGVPMTSYNSTVPGLTASDLGFGGGVDRDPLSFLNPSDIESISVMKDASAAAIYGSAAANGVILITTRGGRSGDLQVEYRGSYSIQSPKEYFPLLNERQFMEEQSRLSYDWYLYDHGLAPYGTNTTADVPFSPMYSESDISNAGAGTDWIDQVTRTGSIQEHNLVLSGGSDQTRLYGSFSFHDNQAILQNSRYTRYTARVNLDQTVSDAIEFRMRFNVGRQDGQNATSGSSDGGAEKFHMIEAATSVSPTIPVRNPDGSYAQHYNPLIMNPVSFMDIRDESETNNLFLAPTLEVNISENLRANITGQIDREGTTRGFYLPRSSNHALLSEGMAQKHENNRTNYTGETFLTYDNSFRDHSFTVMGGAGIYRAENSGFNVEANGFFTDAFQDFNIGVAHNLQQTRLGSYKNEQTKLSQFMRINYSYMDRYMLTLVGRRDGSSIFAENHRYGFFPGISAAWTLTEERFLREVDAISELKLRVGYGQSGNETVLAGNTLQLYSPGNQYVIGNTVRSGVALNQIANPDLTWETITTLNAGVDFGFLRNRIRGSLDVYQRTATDRLDYNPLPFNSPISVVADNVGSTQGYGVELSLSTLNIATPTVNWSTDFNISWSEARWLERNPRVPLDPWVGERDLLGTIYGVRTAGIIRSEEDIPAHQPNANLGNVIYVDENGDGVLDNEDIVILGNNRPKWSLGFRNNVAYRNFNLSVYVYGNLDFLRGNTYNPDPGALRVHGVPDNTLTNVSEVWSADNPDGWRPGVAPNPHSGDFSTGSDFNLYDASFIRIQDISLGYNLPQNVLSALGGIRSARVFFTVENIGVITNYPGFDPEFTEANPYPHAYNTSVGVDIRF; encoded by the coding sequence ATGAGAATACGCAGACTGATACAAAACACATTAACGGTGATTCTGTTTTTAGTGCTTCTGGGATTTACGCCTGAAGTATTAGAAGCAGGGCAGGTACATACGACTGCTCAAGCTCAGAGGGTTACCTCTGCGGAGCTTCAACAGAAATTTTACAAAGCGGATATTGAGATGGAGATCAATATTACGCTGGAAGAAGAAACACTGGATGAAGCGCTTAAACAGATTGCAACTAAAACGGGGTTAAAACTCTCCTATCGCGGAGACATTATAGATGATGAAAAAGTTACCCTGCTGAGTGAGAGCATTAGTGTTAGTAATGCACTTGATCATATTTTAGAAGGGACTGACCTTGAGTATAAAATTTCTCAGGATGGGTATTTATTAATTACTAAAAGTAATGATGTCACTGACTCAGAAATATATCAGGAAACTGTTACCGGTACAATAACTGACGCTCAAACCGGGGAATCGTTACCTGGTGTAAATATTTTAATAGAGGGCACCAATATTGGAACTTCAACGAATGTTGATGGTGAATTCAGTCTGTCTGTTCCAAACCTGGAGGTAACCTTAATCATTTCTTATATAGGTTATCAAAGCCAGGAAGTTGAGTTGGATGGCCAGTCATCGCTGGAGATCGCATTACAACCAGCTGCAGTAGTTGGAGAAGAGTTGGTTGTTATTGGATATGGCACAATGCGTCAGAGAGATTTAACCGGGTCTATTTCATCGGTACAGGTTGAAGAGCTTAACACAGTTGCCCAAAGCTCGGTCAATCAAATGTTGCAGGGGCGGGTTCCGGGACTTAATATGACAACCCGGAGTGCTCAGCCTGGCAGTGGTGTTACCGTTAACATACGTGGAGCCATTTCATCCGGAGGAGAAGCTGGTAACAGGCCGCTATATGTTATTGATGGTGTGCCGATGACAAGTTACAACTCCACAGTACCCGGCCTTACCGCGTCGGATCTCGGTTTTGGAGGTGGTGTTGACAGAGATCCTCTTAGTTTCCTGAATCCGTCAGATATTGAATCCATTTCAGTAATGAAGGATGCGAGTGCAGCGGCTATTTATGGTTCTGCAGCAGCCAATGGTGTTATTTTAATTACAACACGTGGCGGCCGCTCCGGTGATCTTCAAGTAGAGTACAGGGGAAGTTACAGTATACAATCACCTAAAGAGTATTTTCCGCTATTAAATGAACGCCAGTTTATGGAAGAGCAATCTCGGCTCTCTTACGATTGGTATCTGTATGATCATGGTCTTGCACCCTATGGAACAAATACCACAGCCGACGTTCCATTTTCTCCGATGTATTCCGAATCTGACATCTCCAATGCAGGAGCAGGAACGGACTGGATTGACCAGGTTACAAGAACAGGCAGTATTCAAGAGCACAATCTGGTTTTGAGTGGTGGGTCTGATCAGACTCGTCTTTATGGCTCGTTTAGCTTTCATGATAACCAGGCAATCCTGCAAAATTCCAGGTACACCCGATACACAGCAAGAGTAAATCTTGATCAGACCGTATCTGATGCCATAGAATTCCGCATGAGATTTAATGTCGGTCGCCAGGACGGGCAGAACGCTACGTCAGGTTCAAGCGATGGAGGTGCTGAAAAATTTCACATGATCGAGGCAGCAACTTCTGTTTCTCCAACCATCCCGGTGCGTAACCCGGATGGCAGCTATGCCCAGCACTACAATCCTCTGATTATGAATCCGGTATCGTTTATGGATATCAGAGATGAATCTGAGACCAATAATTTGTTTTTAGCCCCAACACTTGAGGTTAATATTTCAGAAAACCTGCGGGCAAATATTACAGGGCAAATAGACAGAGAGGGAACTACCAGGGGTTTCTATCTGCCAAGGTCTTCTAACCATGCTCTGCTGTCTGAAGGTATGGCGCAGAAACATGAAAACAACCGGACCAATTATACTGGTGAAACGTTCTTAACATACGATAACTCATTTAGAGATCACAGCTTTACAGTAATGGGTGGAGCAGGAATTTACCGTGCTGAAAATTCAGGATTCAATGTAGAAGCTAATGGATTCTTTACAGATGCTTTTCAGGATTTTAACATTGGAGTAGCTCACAACTTGCAGCAAACCCGTCTGGGTTCTTATAAAAATGAACAGACGAAACTATCTCAGTTTATGCGGATCAACTATTCTTATATGGATAGATATATGCTGACTCTGGTAGGTCGCCGCGATGGGTCAAGTATTTTTGCGGAAAATCACCGGTATGGTTTCTTCCCGGGTATTTCAGCTGCATGGACTCTAACTGAAGAAAGGTTTTTACGTGAAGTTGATGCAATATCAGAATTAAAACTTCGTGTTGGTTACGGGCAGTCAGGTAATGAAACAGTTCTGGCTGGAAACACGCTTCAACTCTACAGTCCGGGCAATCAATATGTGATTGGAAATACTGTGCGAAGTGGTGTAGCGCTGAATCAGATTGCGAATCCGGATTTAACCTGGGAGACGATTACAACGCTAAATGCCGGTGTTGATTTTGGGTTTTTACGAAATCGAATCCGGGGTTCTTTAGATGTATATCAGAGAACAGCAACGGACAGGTTGGACTATAATCCTTTACCCTTCAATAGTCCAATCAGTGTAGTGGCTGATAATGTCGGTTCAACCCAGGGGTATGGTGTAGAACTTTCACTTTCCACTCTGAATATTGCAACTCCAACGGTTAATTGGTCTACTGATTTTAACATTAGTTGGTCTGAGGCGCGATGGCTGGAACGTAATCCGCGGGTACCGCTGGATCCATGGGTCGGTGAGCGGGATCTTTTAGGCACAATCTATGGGGTTCGTACAGCAGGTATCATTCGAAGTGAAGAGGATATTCCGGCTCATCAACCGAATGCGAATTTGGGTAATGTAATCTATGTAGATGAAAATGGGGATGGAGTATTAGACAACGAAGATATTGTAATCCTCGGTAATAACAGGCCGAAGTGGTCTTTAGGATTTAGAAATAATGTGGCGTATCGTAATTTCAATTTAAGTGTGTATGTCTACGGAAATCTTGATTTCCTTCGTGGAAATACATATAACCCAGATCCTGGAGCACTGCGAGTACATGGCGTTCCTGATAATACGTTAACTAACGTATCAGAAGTTTGGTCAGCTGATAACCCTGATGGGTGGAGGCCTGGAGTAGCACCAAATCCACACAGCGGTGACTTCTCAACCGGATCTGATTTTAACTTATACGATGCCAGCTTTATTCGCATTCAGGATATCTCGTTAGGCTATAACTTGCCTCAAAATGTTCTTTCGGCACTGGGTGGAATCAGAAGTGCGAGAGTTTTCTTCACTGTTGAAAACATCGGCGTGATAACAAATTATCCGGGTTTTGATCCTGAGTTCACAGAGGCAAATCCTTACCCTCATGCATACAATACATCTGTTGGCGTTGATATTCGATTTTAA